The Crocinitomicaceae bacterium genome includes a region encoding these proteins:
- a CDS encoding heavy-metal-associated domain-containing protein: MILLIAFVTLGSFQMQDSKTKVISFPTTAICGECKERIENKLNYTKGIIYSELDLETKILTVKFKPAVITEQQIKEVLANLGYSSDTVERNHEAWQALPKCCRGDESCEPKK, translated from the coding sequence ATGATACTATTAATCGCATTTGTTACGCTGGGTTCATTTCAAATGCAAGATTCAAAAACGAAAGTTATCTCTTTTCCAACCACGGCTATATGTGGTGAATGCAAAGAACGAATTGAAAATAAACTCAATTATACTAAAGGAATTATTTATTCAGAACTTGATTTGGAAACTAAAATACTTACAGTAAAATTCAAACCTGCAGTTATCACTGAACAACAAATAAAAGAGGTGCTGGCAAACTTGGGATATAGCTCTGATACAGTAGAGAGAAATCATGAAGCTTGGCAGGCGCTTCCAAAATGTTGCCGTGGTGACGAAAGCTGTGAGCCTAAAAAGTAA
- a CDS encoding TonB-dependent receptor: MLLLFSSTLLHGQDDEDILIQGKIVTMTNGVEEGIPGARIRWKNDSHVALSANDGTFAIAVHHLPDTLYVKSTGYELVAFEIKSADQNYTINMSGGILLHGVEIVAESITKSIDLLDPFNVEKIGQDELRKAACCNLSESFETNASVDINMTDAISGAKKIQMLGLDGIYTQIQYENIPMVRGLSSSFGLNYTPGTWVESIQITKGTGSVVNGFESMAGLINIEFKDPEHGEAFYANFYGNKFARLEGNIHSAYKMSDRWGQMTFLHFSNFFIDSDVNKDGFRDFPIGQVGAFMHRWSYAGSNYETKFGIKANYNDQLGGQLNYNPESSSGLYQGIFKNQHVELFSKNGFFIEKRKFGNVGLIGQLEYHHLFTQLGNNTYDGTQKKFYFNGIYNDIISNTNHNYKTGLSFTADDYVQRYNDSLMLKTEIISGAFFEYTYNRLDKFILVAGLRGDYHNMYGPLFSPRLHIKWNFSPKNALRLSFGRGYRIPNPYADNVSFMASSRQWIVAPNIKPEDAISSGITFTQKFMIRDEVSTITLDYFYTHFLNQLVVDMDYAPTQLYIYSTIASAWSHSFQIELLLKPIKNFELRAAYKYYDVVTTYHGMQHQMAFVPKFRALFNVGYTTRNKKWSFDATGNWIGKKRLPDTSESPAPYQRGPESERYWIVNSQITYRYKKFNFYIGGENLLNVIQGNAIISADNPFGAFFDATQVWAPITGANVYVGFHYAIKQKDKE, from the coding sequence ATGTTGCTGCTTTTTAGTAGCACATTATTACATGGTCAAGATGATGAGGATATTCTGATTCAGGGTAAAATTGTCACGATGACTAATGGCGTTGAAGAAGGTATTCCGGGTGCGCGCATCCGGTGGAAGAATGACTCACATGTTGCATTGTCAGCAAATGACGGAACATTCGCTATTGCGGTACACCATTTACCGGATACACTTTACGTGAAATCAACCGGATATGAACTGGTTGCTTTTGAAATTAAATCAGCTGATCAAAACTATACCATCAACATGAGTGGCGGAATTTTACTCCATGGTGTAGAAATTGTCGCTGAAAGTATCACCAAGTCTATTGATTTGCTTGACCCTTTTAACGTAGAAAAAATTGGTCAGGATGAATTGCGAAAAGCTGCGTGTTGTAATCTTTCAGAATCATTTGAAACCAATGCCTCGGTTGACATCAATATGACAGATGCCATTTCAGGTGCGAAAAAAATTCAGATGCTTGGCTTGGACGGAATCTACACTCAAATTCAGTATGAAAACATTCCCATGGTGCGCGGTCTTTCGTCATCATTTGGATTAAATTATACACCGGGTACTTGGGTTGAGTCTATTCAAATCACCAAAGGAACCGGCTCAGTAGTGAACGGGTTTGAATCTATGGCAGGACTTATCAATATTGAGTTTAAAGATCCTGAACATGGTGAAGCGTTTTATGCTAATTTTTACGGCAATAAATTTGCCCGGCTTGAAGGAAATATTCACAGCGCATATAAAATGAGTGATCGCTGGGGACAAATGACCTTTCTGCATTTCTCCAACTTTTTTATTGACAGTGATGTGAATAAAGATGGCTTCAGAGATTTCCCTATTGGTCAGGTTGGAGCATTTATGCACAGATGGTCGTACGCCGGTTCTAACTATGAAACTAAATTCGGTATCAAGGCAAATTACAATGATCAGTTAGGTGGTCAGCTGAATTATAATCCTGAATCATCCTCAGGCTTGTATCAGGGAATTTTCAAAAATCAGCATGTCGAACTATTTTCAAAAAATGGATTTTTTATTGAGAAAAGAAAGTTTGGAAATGTTGGCTTAATTGGTCAACTGGAATATCATCACTTGTTCACGCAACTTGGGAACAATACGTATGATGGAACCCAGAAAAAATTCTATTTTAATGGAATTTATAATGACATCATCTCAAACACAAACCATAATTATAAAACCGGTTTGAGCTTTACGGCAGATGACTATGTTCAGCGATACAATGATTCGCTCATGCTGAAAACAGAAATAATTTCAGGCGCATTTTTTGAATACACATACAACCGTTTGGATAAATTTATTTTAGTGGCGGGGTTGCGCGGAGATTATCATAATATGTACGGGCCGCTTTTCTCTCCGAGGTTACATATTAAATGGAATTTCAGCCCAAAAAACGCCTTGCGTCTCAGCTTTGGAAGAGGATATAGAATTCCAAATCCATACGCAGACAACGTCAGTTTTATGGCAAGCAGCAGACAGTGGATTGTGGCTCCAAATATAAAGCCGGAAGATGCAATCAGCTCAGGAATTACCTTCACGCAAAAATTTATGATTCGTGATGAGGTGTCTACCATAACGCTGGATTATTTTTATACCCACTTTTTAAATCAATTAGTTGTAGATATGGATTATGCACCAACACAACTCTATATCTACAGCACCATTGCATCAGCCTGGTCACATAGTTTTCAAATTGAATTATTGTTAAAACCAATAAAAAACTTTGAATTACGGGCGGCGTACAAATACTATGACGTAGTAACAACATATCATGGCATGCAACATCAAATGGCCTTTGTGCCAAAGTTCAGAGCGCTCTTTAATGTTGGGTATACCACCCGAAATAAAAAATGGAGTTTTGATGCAACAGGCAACTGGATTGGCAAAAAAAGATTACCTGATACGTCAGAAAGTCCGGCGCCATATCAACGGGGTCCAGAATCTGAACGTTACTGGATTGTCAATAGTCAAATCACATATCGGTATAAAAAATTCAATTTTTATATTGGCGGTGAAAATTTATTGAATGTCATACAAGGCAATGCAATAATCAGTGCAGACAATCCTTTTGGCGCATTTTTTGATGCTACACAGGTATGGGCACCTATCACCGGCGCCAATGTTTATGTTGGATTTCACTATGCAATAAAACAAAAAGACAAAGAATAA
- a CDS encoding gliding motility-associated C-terminal domain-containing protein: MKNLFIFLFVMSGLGAYAQFPGCPNIVAGPDQVLPCTQNCTTLSATPFAVGNTSTYTVSSIPHSPPIAYNAAGGTSVSVGTDDIWSPNIALPFPFCYYGTTYNDCQIGSNGSIDFGGPSTPGGYCPWSFSVGCPNAGLTAAGDIFGVYHDIDPSVAGTVKWYLQGTAPCRILVVSFNLLGHFSCTSMRSTHMIVLYETTNVIDVYINRKDLCTTWNGGNAIVGIQNQAGSAGMAAPGRNAPTPDWTVTTGAPEGWRFTPNGAPIYTVEWVTGAVAGVGGTVIGTGNTINVCPNGVTTTYTARVTYTRCDGLTITDYDDIVVSYSSLPAPTVSTVAETCAGYNNGSVTINNAIGSGPYTVSIAGPASGSVVEANTSGAVASFTNLPDGNYTYTVVAANGCQYSGTFTINPGPTCCTVTASFTPALCFGQASGTATANPANGVAPYTYVWYNAGMVPIGQTTQTATNLAAGTYNVTITDNTGCTATTSVTVTQPGSAVTATATTTNVTCFGLCNGQISVNPPSGGTPGYQYSLNGGAFSGTSTFTGLCPGAYTITVRDANLCTYTINSTITQPTDLTLSQISVTPATCGANNGAVTVSAGGGAVAYTYTIGASSNATGVFTGMASGSYTATVTDGLGCTETLPITIGSSAGPVPFVDVLTNVACAGALTGGVTIGVTGGTAPFQYQLDGGALQGSNSFNSVAAGAHTVTVTDLNGCTGTVNFTITQPTPLTFTSTPVAASCNGVCDGQITVNASNATPPYEYSSNNGLTFQPSNILTGLCAGNINVVVKDANGCLANAVVVITQPPVLTLTNGFVDPQCHQTPTGEISFTPGGGTPGYTYSVDNGATFTGTSPVTGLMAGVYDVVVEDSHGCQTTNTVTLTDPPPFTFNFIANNPSNCGAQDGSFEIIATAGLAPYIYTIGGTPQVNDGFFGGLFSGLYNLVVSDANGCVDSVYSALSDNVMITQVDVTVDATCYNGTDGLGIVSQTFGAAPFTYSITPGATVNGTGVFPGLSADTYYVTIQDAGLCLGIQQFTINHPDSVIATLSSVDVTCNAGADGQINVTGVTGGDGGPYQYSIDGGATYQAGTNFSGLAAGTYTITVMDGNGCLGTVTIDVDEPTPFNVIINATDLTCNGNNSGFAQIVASGSNGTPYTYQFGASTNGTGIFPALAANTYNVIVTDPLGCTYTTTQTINQPAPLAAAYTVTDALCNGVCDGEVSVVANGGTAPYLYSADGGITLQSGSNLTGLCAGTQNIYVVDDNNCSITAVQTVNEPTALSFTTTITPSTCGLPNGEIQVNAAGGTPVYNYSNNGGVSFQAGSTFTALASNNYNVIVEDDNGCQVTSLEFVPAEAAPMITGIAVSNVTCNGACDGSFVITANGGTGTLDYDIGGALQSGNTFNSVCPNTYTITVTDDNGCVDTQVETITEPTLLSYTSVLTNLTCNGDNSGEIDLNAAGGTSPYTYSFDGGATYIVQDISQFIAAGTYNVAVQDDNGCTVTGTETITEPAALAITAQNDVDASCYGLCDGSATLTISGGTGAYNYNWAGGVAGAGSNTATNLCAGGYTVDVTDANGCLITGNFVVDQPTMLGFTSVAGTDISCNGVCDGTITIYALNATGYSIDNGATFVAGNTFTGLCGSVGGTVYDLVIQNAAGCTQAQQITLYEPTPVVQDPITDITMCYDGSGVISSNATGGTPGYYYVWNTGDTAQYYTVNLTTPTTFTCTVYDIYGCVSNVQDVDVSIIPPFYQTTTLDTITLCPGDDETIAANGFDGVPAYTYAWLDSNLDSIATGSSFTYTPTTAGSIYVVGTDQCQWTDTTEIIVNFNGIPVPTLTVDPAVGCAPLLSNFVNTTPLSMPGSATWTFGNGNSATGDNVSNWYNDPGCYDVTLTVTSVDGCVGTSTFDDLVCVNPNPVAGFYWQPYDPTTLNPTITIVDISNGAVFYQYNFGGVGTSLEQNPEFTFPNVEEETVFEVCQVVTSVDGCTDTVCADVTIYEEIFFYVPNVITPDGDPHNQVFKPVMTSGIDMYDYHLTIFNRWGEIVFESYNYDFGWDGTYGDKGLVEDGVYIWQIEFGEKLSDKKQKHRGHVTVLK, from the coding sequence ATGAAAAATTTATTTATTTTTCTTTTTGTGATGAGTGGCCTTGGCGCTTATGCACAATTCCCAGGATGTCCGAACATTGTTGCGGGACCTGATCAAGTGTTACCATGTACGCAAAACTGTACAACATTGTCTGCTACTCCGTTTGCGGTAGGTAACACTTCAACGTACACTGTGAGCTCCATTCCTCACTCACCGCCAATTGCATATAACGCGGCCGGAGGAACATCAGTTTCAGTTGGAACGGATGATATCTGGAGTCCAAATATTGCGTTGCCATTCCCGTTTTGTTATTACGGAACAACCTATAACGACTGTCAGATTGGATCAAATGGATCAATTGATTTTGGTGGTCCATCAACTCCCGGTGGTTACTGCCCATGGTCATTTTCTGTTGGTTGCCCCAATGCAGGACTAACAGCTGCCGGTGATATTTTTGGTGTTTATCATGATATTGATCCTTCAGTAGCTGGCACAGTTAAATGGTATCTTCAAGGTACAGCTCCTTGTCGTATTTTGGTTGTTTCATTCAACTTGCTTGGTCACTTTAGCTGTACATCCATGCGTTCAACCCACATGATTGTATTGTATGAAACAACCAACGTAATTGACGTTTATATTAATAGAAAAGATTTATGTACAACCTGGAATGGTGGTAACGCCATTGTTGGTATCCAAAACCAAGCCGGTTCAGCAGGTATGGCAGCGCCGGGAAGAAATGCTCCAACACCAGACTGGACCGTTACAACCGGTGCACCTGAAGGGTGGAGATTTACTCCAAATGGAGCTCCAATCTACACGGTTGAATGGGTAACTGGTGCTGTTGCAGGTGTGGGCGGAACCGTTATTGGAACGGGGAATACAATTAACGTATGTCCAAACGGAGTTACCACTACTTATACTGCACGTGTTACTTACACTCGTTGTGATGGTTTGACGATTACAGATTATGATGATATCGTTGTTAGCTATTCTTCACTTCCTGCTCCAACTGTTTCAACAGTAGCTGAGACTTGCGCAGGTTATAATAACGGATCAGTAACAATCAACAATGCGATTGGTTCTGGTCCTTATACAGTTTCAATTGCCGGACCTGCATCAGGTTCAGTGGTTGAGGCAAACACTTCTGGTGCAGTTGCATCATTTACCAACTTACCTGATGGTAACTATACTTATACAGTAGTTGCTGCAAACGGATGTCAATACAGTGGAACTTTCACCATCAATCCTGGTCCTACTTGCTGCACCGTGACTGCATCATTTACACCGGCGCTTTGTTTTGGTCAAGCAAGTGGTACTGCCACGGCTAACCCTGCAAATGGGGTTGCACCATACACGTATGTTTGGTACAATGCCGGAATGGTACCAATTGGTCAGACAACTCAGACAGCAACTAACCTAGCAGCAGGAACATACAATGTAACTATCACAGATAATACCGGATGTACAGCTACAACCAGTGTAACCGTAACTCAACCCGGATCTGCTGTAACAGCAACTGCAACCACAACGAATGTTACTTGTTTTGGTTTATGCAACGGTCAAATTTCAGTGAATCCTCCATCAGGCGGAACACCGGGTTATCAATATTCATTAAACGGAGGTGCATTTAGCGGAACAAGTACATTCACCGGTCTATGTCCTGGTGCTTATACAATAACTGTTAGAGATGCAAACCTTTGTACCTATACCATTAACTCAACCATTACTCAACCAACTGATCTTACACTCTCACAAATTTCTGTGACACCGGCAACCTGTGGTGCCAACAACGGGGCGGTAACCGTATCAGCTGGTGGCGGTGCAGTAGCATATACTTATACAATAGGCGCTTCTTCAAACGCAACTGGTGTTTTCACCGGTATGGCTTCAGGATCATACACTGCAACAGTTACGGATGGATTAGGTTGCACTGAAACATTACCTATAACCATTGGTTCTTCTGCCGGTCCGGTTCCATTTGTTGATGTATTAACCAACGTGGCTTGTGCCGGTGCATTAACGGGTGGTGTTACCATTGGTGTTACAGGTGGTACGGCTCCTTTTCAATATCAATTAGATGGCGGTGCATTACAAGGTAGCAACTCATTCAACTCTGTTGCTGCTGGTGCACACACGGTAACTGTTACCGACCTTAATGGTTGTACAGGAACAGTAAACTTCACCATTACACAGCCAACACCACTCACCTTTACAAGTACTCCGGTTGCGGCATCATGTAACGGAGTGTGTGATGGTCAAATCACAGTTAACGCATCAAACGCTACTCCGCCTTATGAGTACAGTTCAAACAACGGGTTAACATTCCAACCCAGTAACATACTTACAGGTCTGTGCGCAGGTAATATCAATGTGGTTGTAAAAGATGCAAATGGATGTCTTGCCAATGCAGTGGTTGTAATTACTCAACCACCTGTATTGACTTTAACAAATGGTTTTGTTGATCCACAATGTCATCAAACTCCAACAGGTGAAATTTCATTTACACCTGGTGGCGGAACACCTGGATACACATATAGTGTTGACAATGGCGCAACCTTTACCGGAACTTCACCAGTTACTGGTTTGATGGCCGGAGTTTATGATGTGGTTGTGGAAGATAGTCATGGTTGTCAAACAACCAATACCGTAACATTGACTGATCCTCCTCCGTTCACATTTAACTTTATTGCTAACAACCCATCTAACTGCGGTGCGCAAGATGGAAGTTTTGAAATTATTGCAACTGCCGGTTTAGCGCCTTATATCTACACTATTGGTGGTACACCACAAGTAAATGATGGTTTCTTTGGAGGTCTTTTCTCCGGTTTATATAATTTGGTTGTAAGTGACGCCAACGGTTGTGTTGACTCAGTTTATTCTGCCTTGTCTGACAACGTCATGATAACTCAAGTTGATGTAACTGTAGATGCAACATGTTATAATGGAACAGATGGATTAGGTATTGTATCACAAACTTTTGGTGCCGCACCATTCACGTATTCAATTACCCCGGGTGCAACTGTAAATGGTACCGGTGTATTCCCAGGTTTATCTGCAGATACATATTATGTAACTATTCAAGATGCCGGTTTGTGTCTTGGTATTCAACAGTTCACTATCAATCATCCTGATTCAGTTATTGCAACCCTATCTTCAGTAGATGTAACTTGTAACGCAGGTGCAGATGGTCAAATTAACGTGACCGGTGTAACAGGTGGTGATGGTGGTCCATACCAATATTCAATTGATGGTGGGGCAACTTATCAGGCAGGTACAAATTTCTCTGGTCTTGCAGCCGGTACATATACTATTACGGTTATGGATGGTAACGGATGTTTAGGAACAGTAACAATTGATGTAGATGAACCTACTCCATTCAACGTAATAATCAATGCAACTGATTTGACATGTAACGGAAACAACTCAGGGTTTGCACAAATTGTAGCATCAGGTTCAAACGGTACACCATATACTTATCAGTTTGGTGCGTCAACTAATGGTACCGGAATTTTCCCTGCCCTTGCTGCAAATACTTATAACGTAATTGTGACAGACCCACTTGGTTGTACATATACTACTACACAAACAATAAATCAACCAGCGCCTCTTGCTGCAGCATATACTGTAACAGATGCACTTTGCAACGGAGTTTGTGATGGTGAAGTATCCGTTGTGGCAAACGGTGGAACAGCTCCATACTTGTACTCAGCAGACGGCGGGATTACACTTCAGTCAGGTTCTAATCTAACAGGCTTGTGTGCAGGAACACAAAATATTTACGTGGTAGATGATAATAACTGTAGCATTACGGCCGTGCAAACTGTCAACGAGCCAACGGCATTGTCATTTACAACTACCATTACTCCATCAACCTGCGGATTGCCGAACGGAGAAATTCAGGTAAACGCAGCTGGCGGAACTCCAGTTTATAATTACAGTAATAATGGTGGCGTATCATTCCAAGCGGGAAGTACTTTCACCGCATTGGCATCAAACAACTACAACGTAATTGTTGAAGACGATAATGGGTGTCAAGTAACCTCACTTGAATTCGTACCAGCAGAGGCAGCTCCAATGATTACGGGTATAGCTGTGAGCAACGTAACGTGTAACGGCGCTTGTGACGGTTCGTTTGTAATTACTGCAAACGGCGGAACAGGAACACTTGATTACGATATAGGCGGTGCACTTCAGTCTGGTAATACATTCAATTCAGTTTGCCCAAATACTTATACGATCACCGTTACAGATGATAATGGATGTGTAGACACCCAAGTAGAAACTATCACTGAACCTACTTTGTTGAGTTATACCAGTGTACTGACAAATCTCACTTGTAATGGAGATAACTCCGGTGAAATAGATCTGAATGCGGCCGGTGGTACAAGCCCATATACCTATAGCTTTGACGGTGGCGCAACTTATATTGTGCAAGACATTTCTCAATTCATAGCTGCAGGCACATACAACGTTGCAGTGCAAGATGACAACGGATGTACCGTAACCGGAACTGAAACAATTACAGAACCAGCAGCGCTAGCTATCACTGCTCAAAATGATGTTGATGCTTCGTGTTATGGATTATGTGATGGATCTGCTACACTTACAATTTCAGGCGGAACCGGAGCATACAACTACAACTGGGCTGGTGGAGTTGCAGGTGCCGGATCTAATACGGCTACTAACCTGTGTGCAGGAGGATATACTGTTGATGTCACAGACGCAAACGGATGTTTGATCACCGGAAACTTTGTGGTGGATCAACCGACAATGCTTGGTTTCACAAGCGTAGCAGGAACAGATATAAGCTGTAACGGTGTTTGTGATGGAACAATCACAATCTATGCATTGAACGCAACAGGATATAGCATTGATAATGGAGCAACATTTGTTGCCGGAAATACTTTTACCGGACTTTGTGGTTCTGTTGGAGGAACAGTGTATGATCTTGTAATTCAAAATGCAGCGGGTTGTACCCAGGCACAACAAATCACCCTTTATGAACCTACACCTGTAGTTCAAGATCCAATTACGGATATCACCATGTGTTATGATGGTTCAGGTGTAATTTCAAGTAATGCTACCGGTGGTACACCAGGATACTATTATGTGTGGAACACCGGAGATACAGCACAGTACTATACAGTGAATCTGACAACACCAACAACTTTCACCTGTACCGTGTATGACATTTATGGTTGTGTATCAAACGTGCAGGATGTTGATGTAAGTATTATTCCTCCATTCTATCAAACAACTACACTTGACACTATTACTTTGTGTCCTGGAGATGATGAAACTATTGCAGCAAATGGGTTTGACGGTGTACCTGCATATACGTATGCCTGGTTAGACAGCAACCTAGATTCTATTGCAACCGGTTCATCATTCACCTATACACCTACAACTGCAGGTTCAATCTATGTGGTTGGAACTGACCAATGCCAGTGGACAGATACAACAGAGATCATTGTAAACTTTAACGGAATTCCGGTTCCAACATTGACAGTAGATCCTGCTGTTGGTTGTGCGCCTCTATTGTCCAATTTTGTAAATACTACACCATTGTCAATGCCAGGTTCGGCAACATGGACTTTTGGTAATGGCAATAGCGCTACAGGTGACAACGTTTCAAATTGGTATAATGATCCGGGATGTTATGACGTAACACTTACTGTCACCTCAGTAGATGGTTGTGTTGGTACTTCAACATTTGATGATCTGGTATGTGTTAATCCAAATCCGGTGGCTGGATTCTACTGGCAACCTTATGATCCGACAACATTGAATCCAACCATCACGATTGTTGACATTTCTAACGGTGCGGTGTTCTACCAGTATAATTTTGGCGGAGTAGGAACTTCACTGGAGCAAAATCCTGAATTTACCTTCCCTAATGTGGAAGAGGAAACAGTATTTGAAGTTTGTCAAGTAGTAACTTCAGTTGATGGATGTACTGATACTGTTTGTGCAGACGTGACAATCTATGAAGAAATATTCTTCTATGTTCCAAACGTAATTACACCTGATGGTGATCCACATAACCAGGTATTCAAACCTGTTATGACATCAGGAATTGATATGTATGACTATCACTTAACAATTTTCAATCGTTGGGGAGAAATTGTATTTGAATCATACAACTACGATTTTGGATGGGATGGAACTTATGGAGATAAGGGATTAGTTGAGGATGGAGTTTATATCTGGCAAATTGAATTCGGAGAAAAACTCTCTGATAAAAAACAAAAACACAGAGGACACGTAACTGTGTTAAAATAA
- a CDS encoding O-methyltransferase — protein sequence MDFLSREISDYCEQHTSPEDELLNNLRRETHLHVMSPRMISGHLQGRILSAISQLLKPQSILEIGTYTGYSAICLSEGLAENGKLITIDYNPEFKPIHQKYLLQSARANQIEIIYDKATSVIPLLTGPFDLVFIDADKENYAVYFDLVIDKMRSGGVILADNVLWSGKVVEPIKPNDKSTAALAAFNEKIMQDKRVSKVLLPIRDGIFFIRKL from the coding sequence ATGGATTTTTTGTCTCGCGAAATTTCTGACTACTGTGAGCAACACACTTCACCAGAAGATGAGTTACTTAATAATCTGCGCAGAGAAACGCATCTCCATGTTATGTCTCCACGCATGATTTCAGGACATTTGCAAGGGAGAATTTTAAGTGCCATTTCACAACTTCTGAAACCACAATCAATACTTGAAATTGGAACCTACACAGGGTATTCGGCAATTTGCCTTTCTGAAGGATTGGCTGAAAATGGAAAATTAATCACCATTGATTATAATCCTGAATTTAAACCCATTCATCAAAAATATTTGCTTCAATCAGCAAGAGCAAATCAGATTGAAATAATTTACGACAAAGCCACTTCAGTAATTCCTTTGCTTACCGGTCCGTTTGATCTGGTTTTTATTGATGCCGACAAAGAAAATTACGCGGTCTATTTTGATTTGGTTATTGACAAAATGAGAAGCGGAGGCGTAATTTTGGCTGACAATGTGCTGTGGAGTGGTAAAGTGGTTGAACCAATAAAACCAAATGATAAAAGTACTGCTGCACTCGCCGCGTTCAATGAAAAAATAATGCAGGATAAACGTGTTTCTAAAGTACTACTACCTATTCGGGATGGAATTTTCTTCATCCGTAAATTATAA
- a CDS encoding threonine aldolase, whose product MQVDLRSDTVTKPTDAMRQFMLKAEVGDDVFGDDPTVKELESFAAAMFGKEAGLFCTSGTQTNQIAINVYCQPGDEVICHEESHIYRYEGGGIMRNSGASVRLLRGNQGRINPDEIIPNINPDDQHYPITKMVSIEDTSNRGGGVIYDFDVIKKINTICTEKKLKFHLDGARVFNALAVTKINPLEYGKQFDSISVCLSKSLGAPVGSVLLGSQEFIQKARRVRKVLGGGMRQAGIIAAGGLFALKNHIDRLSEDHARAKQLEKIVTQAQWADSVVPVETNIVVVNLKKNLDELMVVEKLKQHGILVVGFGKGRIRMVTHLNFTDNDLAFVQNNLPLILN is encoded by the coding sequence ATGCAAGTAGATCTTCGAAGTGACACCGTAACCAAACCAACAGACGCCATGCGTCAATTCATGTTAAAGGCCGAAGTAGGTGATGATGTTTTTGGTGATGATCCAACCGTGAAAGAACTCGAATCGTTCGCCGCTGCAATGTTTGGAAAGGAGGCAGGATTATTTTGTACTTCAGGAACGCAAACGAATCAAATAGCAATCAATGTTTACTGTCAACCGGGAGATGAAGTAATCTGCCATGAAGAGTCGCATATTTACCGTTATGAAGGTGGCGGAATTATGCGCAACTCAGGTGCATCTGTCAGATTGTTGAGAGGCAATCAGGGACGCATCAATCCCGATGAAATAATTCCCAACATCAACCCGGATGATCAACATTATCCCATTACAAAAATGGTTAGCATTGAAGACACATCTAACCGCGGCGGCGGTGTAATCTATGACTTTGATGTAATCAAAAAAATCAACACCATTTGTACCGAAAAAAAACTGAAATTCCATTTGGATGGTGCCCGTGTTTTTAATGCGTTAGCTGTGACAAAAATAAATCCGCTTGAGTACGGAAAACAATTTGATTCTATCTCAGTTTGTCTTTCTAAAAGTTTGGGCGCACCGGTTGGTTCTGTGCTTTTAGGTTCACAAGAATTTATTCAAAAAGCAAGACGAGTCAGAAAAGTTTTGGGAGGAGGAATGCGCCAAGCAGGTATTATTGCTGCCGGTGGATTATTTGCACTCAAAAATCATATTGATCGTCTCTCTGAAGATCATGCGCGCGCAAAACAATTGGAAAAAATAGTTACACAAGCGCAATGGGCTGATAGTGTCGTGCCCGTTGAAACAAATATTGTTGTTGTCAATCTGAAAAAAAATCTCGACGAATTAATGGTGGTTGAAAAACTCAAACAACACGGAATTCTTGTTGTTGGTTTTGGCAAAGGAAGAATCAGAATGGTTACTCATTTAAATTTTACAGACAACGATTTGGCTTTTGTTCAAAATAATCTACCGTTAATTTTAAATTAA